The Paenibacillus beijingensis nucleotide sequence CAGCCGCAGCCGGATGAACAATGCTCTAATGACGATTGAAGAGCTGCTGCATCAGCGGATACTTCCGATCATCAATGAGAACGACACGGTCGCGACGGACGAGTTGAAATTCGGCGACAACGATATGCTGTCGGCACTGGTGGCCAATCTGGTCAAAGCGCAGCACCTGTTTATTCTGACCGATACGGACGGGCTGTATACGGCTAACCCCCGCCATGACCCGAATGCCCGCAAAATCGAGCATGTCGAGCAAATTACGCACGATTTGATGCAAATTGCCGGCGGAGCGGGCACGGCGGTCGGCACCGGCGGCATGCGTTCCAAGATTGAAGCGGCGCGCATCGCCATGCGCGGCGGCGTGCCGGTATTTATCGGCCGTCTCGAGCAGGCGGGCGACCTGCTGCTTGCGCTGCAGGGCTCGGATAAAGGCACTTATTTTCATACCGATCAGCACTCGCTGCCGCTCAAGAAGCAGTGGCTCGGCTTTCATTCGCTGTCGCAGGGCACAATCGCCGTCGACGACGGCGCCGCCAAAGCGCTGCTCACCGGAGGCAAAAGTCTTCTTCCCGCCGGCGTACGCTCGGTTGAAGGCGATTTCCACCCCGGCGACGTCGTCGACGTTACGGGCTTAAGCGGCGATCCGATCGGCCGCGGCGTCGTCAACTATGCGGCATGGCAAATTCAAGCGGTCGCAGGGCTTTCCACAGAGGAAGTGAAGCGCCGCGTCGAGGTGAACCGGATCGAAGTTATTCATCGCGACGAATGGATCACATTAGCCAATTAAAGGCAACGATAAAGTGAAACGGAGAGGAGCAACGAACTAATGAGCGTAACGACGAACGAAGTGCGCGACAAAGCGAAGCTCGCGCGATCAGCCGCAGAAGAGATGAACCTGCTGACAACGGAGCAAAAAAACGAGGCGCTCGCCGCCATGGCCGACGCCTTGATTGCGAATACCGCCGCCATTATCAGCGCCAATGAACTCGATCTTAAGCGGGGCAAGGAACAAGGAACGCCGGCTTCCCTGCTCGACAGATTGGCCCTTAATCCGGCGCGCATCGAAGGTATTGCCGAAGGATTGCGCCAGATTATCGCACTGCCCGATCCGGTTGGCGACAATCTGGAAACGATTGAACGTCCGAACGGACTGCATATTGAGAAAATCCGCGTTCCGCTCGGCGTCATCGGCATTATTTACGAGGCGCGCCCGAACGTGACGGTCGACGCAGCGGGACTTTGCCTCAAGACAGGCAACGCCGTCGTCCTGCGCGGCGGGTCGGCGGCACTGCTGACGAACCGCACCGTTGTCGACGTGCTGCGCACCGCCCTGTCGGCAACCGCCGTTCCGAAGGAAGCGCTGCAGCTGATCGAGGATCCGAGCCGCGCTTCGGTCGACACGATGCTCAAGCTGAACGGACTGCTGGACGTCATCATTCCGCGCGGCGGCGCCTCCCTGATCCGCAACGTCGTGGAAAATGCGACCGTGCCCGTCATCGAAACGGGTGCCGGCATTTGCCATACGTTCATCGACGAAAGCGCCGATTACCGGATGGCTTCGGATATCGCGTTCAATGCGAAAGTGCAGCGGCCTTCCGTATGCAACTCGATGGAAACGCTGCTCGTGCATTGCGCCTTCGCCGCTTCCCACTTGCGGAAGCTGGCGGACCGGATGCTGGAGGCCGGTGTGGCGCTCAAAGGATGTGCGGAAACACTCCGGATCGTGCCGGAAGCTTCGCTCGCAACGGATGCCGATTATGCGACGGAGTATAACGATTACGTTCTGAACATCCGGATCGTCAGCGGCATCGACGAGGCGCTGCGGCATATCCGCAGGTTCGGCACGAAGCATTCGGAATGCATCGTCACCGAAGACGCGGCGAATGCCGACCGCTTTCTGCGCGACACCGATGCGGCGGCGGTTTACCATAATGCGTCCACCCGCTTTACGGACGGGTTCGAATTCGGATTCGGTGCGGAAATCGGCATCAGCACCCAGAAGCTGCATGCGCGCGGCCCTATGGGGCTGCCGGCGTTAACAAGCACCAAATATATCGTTAAAGGCAGCGGGCAAATCAGACAATAATGAAGCTGAAAATTATGGCGAACCCGCCGGATACGATTTAGCTTTTGCATTAACAATAAAAGGCTTCCTGCAAGGAGGAACGGCAATGACTATAAATTCCATAACCGAAGCGGACTCGGTACAGAGAACGGGTGTTTCCGGTCTCAGCCTCGTCTTCTACGGAGCGGGATCGATGGCGGAGGCGATTGTGAAAGGGCTGCTTCATAAGCGACTGACAACGCCCGGTCAAATCGGCATGTTTAACCGGAGCAACGCCGAGCGGCTGGAACAGCTGCGGAACCAATACGGCGTATATACGGCTTTGGAGCAAAGTGACAAAGAAAAAATGCTGCAAAGCGCCGATATCATCTTCCTGGCCATAAAACCGAAGGACGCGGCGGAATCGCTCCGCACGCTGGCTCCTCTTCTGAACGGCCGCCAAATGATCGTTTCGCTCATCGCCGGATTACCAATCCGGACCATTGAACGGCTCCTTGGGCAAACCGTGCCTGTTATCCGCACGATGCCCAATACGAGCGCAACAGTTGGCTTGGGGGCGACCGGCCTTTCATTTTCGGATGCGGTAAGCGCACATCAGCGCGATCTGGCCGAAGAGCTGTTCCGGGCCGTCGGAATGACGGCAGTCGTCGAAGAGCCGCAGCTCGATGCGGTTACCGCCGTATCGGGCAGCGGTCCGGCTTATATTTACTATATGATGGAGACGATGATGGCTGCGGGTCAGAAGCTCGGCCTTTCGCCGCAGGCGGCGCGCGAACTGACGCTTCAAACGGTGCTCGGCGCGGCGCATATGGTGATCGAAACCGGCGAAGAGCCGGCGGAGCTGCGCCGCAAAGTGACGTCGCCGAACGGTACGACCCAGGCTGCGATCGAGACGCTTGAATCGCACCGCTTCTCCGAAGCTTTCATGCATGCGATGGAACGGTGCATGAACAGAGCCCGCGAATTGGGAGCTGAAATTGAAAGGAGCGCCGGTGAATGAGCGAGCGATTGAACGGATATTGCACCGCAACATACCGCTGCTACGACGATAAAGCCGATTTTCATAAAAAAGCGCTGTCGATCGCCGTCGGACTGACGGTCGGCAGCTGGACCGACCTTCCGGAAGCGCGCAAAGCGGAGATGGAAAAACATTTGGGCCGCGTCGTTTCCGTGGAAGTGCACGAAACGGACCGTCCGGGAGAGCGTTATGCGGACATCCGCATCGCGTATCCCGACATCAACTTCAGCCGCGATATTCCGGCGCTGCTCGTCACCATATTCGGCAAACTGTCGATGGACGGACGGATCAAATTGACCGACATCGACGTCTCGGGCGATTTTCTGACCGCTTTTCCGGGTCCGAAGTTCGGCCTGGAAGGTGTTCGGGAGCTGCTTGGCGTGCACGACCGTCCGCTGCTGATGAGCATTTTCAAATCGGTCATCGGCCATGATCTCGACGGGCTGCAAGAGCAGTTTTACAAGCAGGCGCTCGGCGGCGTCGATCTGATCAAAGATGACGAGATTTTGTTCGAAAATCCGCTTACCCCGCTCGAGAAACGGGTTGAAACGTGCATGGAAGCGGCGCGGCGCGCGTCCGCACAGACCGGACAAAAGCTGCTCTACGCGGTCAACCTGACCGGTCCGGCTTCCAAGCTGGCTGCGCAGGCGCGCAAAGCGATCTCAGCCGGTGCTAACGCGCTGCTGCTCAACGTGCTCGCTTACGGCTACGATACGCTGCATGAGCTGAGCAGCGACCCGGAAGTCAACATCCCGATCGCCGCGCATCCGGCGCTTGCCGGCGCGCTCTACCCTTCGCCGCATTACGGCATCGCCGCACCGGTGCTGCTCGGCAAGCTAATGCGGCTCGCGGGAGCCGATCTCGTGCTGTTCCCTTCCCCTTACGGCTCCGTCGTCATGCCGAAAGAGGAAAATATGGCCGTCAAAGAAGCGCTGCTTCATCCGCTGTCAACGTTGCGGACAAGCTTCCCGGTTCCTTCCGCCGGCATTCATCCGGGACTTGTGCCGCTCATTTTGCGCGACTTCGGATCGGACGTTGTCGTCAACGCCGGCGGCGGCATTCACGGCCATCCGCTCGGTACCGCAGCCGGCGGCGAGGCGTTCCGCCAGGCCATCGCGGCCGCTTTGAAAGGC carries:
- the proB gene encoding glutamate 5-kinase; the protein is MAESIVVKIGSSSLTSGAGEINRERIAFYASELAALHALGYQVLLVTSGAVAAGFRTIGYPSRPKHLHEKQAAAAVGQALLMQAYQEIFGGHGIGTAQILLTRPDFASRSRMNNALMTIEELLHQRILPIINENDTVATDELKFGDNDMLSALVANLVKAQHLFILTDTDGLYTANPRHDPNARKIEHVEQITHDLMQIAGGAGTAVGTGGMRSKIEAARIAMRGGVPVFIGRLEQAGDLLLALQGSDKGTYFHTDQHSLPLKKQWLGFHSLSQGTIAVDDGAAKALLTGGKSLLPAGVRSVEGDFHPGDVVDVTGLSGDPIGRGVVNYAAWQIQAVAGLSTEEVKRRVEVNRIEVIHRDEWITLAN
- a CDS encoding 2,3-diketo-5-methylthiopentyl-1-phosphate enolase, translated to MSERLNGYCTATYRCYDDKADFHKKALSIAVGLTVGSWTDLPEARKAEMEKHLGRVVSVEVHETDRPGERYADIRIAYPDINFSRDIPALLVTIFGKLSMDGRIKLTDIDVSGDFLTAFPGPKFGLEGVRELLGVHDRPLLMSIFKSVIGHDLDGLQEQFYKQALGGVDLIKDDEILFENPLTPLEKRVETCMEAARRASAQTGQKLLYAVNLTGPASKLAAQARKAISAGANALLLNVLAYGYDTLHELSSDPEVNIPIAAHPALAGALYPSPHYGIAAPVLLGKLMRLAGADLVLFPSPYGSVVMPKEENMAVKEALLHPLSTLRTSFPVPSAGIHPGLVPLILRDFGSDVVVNAGGGIHGHPLGTAAGGEAFRQAIAAALKGVPLAEAAGEPGHEPLRAAIDAWGVKEA
- a CDS encoding glutamate-5-semialdehyde dehydrogenase — translated: MSVTTNEVRDKAKLARSAAEEMNLLTTEQKNEALAAMADALIANTAAIISANELDLKRGKEQGTPASLLDRLALNPARIEGIAEGLRQIIALPDPVGDNLETIERPNGLHIEKIRVPLGVIGIIYEARPNVTVDAAGLCLKTGNAVVLRGGSAALLTNRTVVDVLRTALSATAVPKEALQLIEDPSRASVDTMLKLNGLLDVIIPRGGASLIRNVVENATVPVIETGAGICHTFIDESADYRMASDIAFNAKVQRPSVCNSMETLLVHCAFAASHLRKLADRMLEAGVALKGCAETLRIVPEASLATDADYATEYNDYVLNIRIVSGIDEALRHIRRFGTKHSECIVTEDAANADRFLRDTDAAAVYHNASTRFTDGFEFGFGAEIGISTQKLHARGPMGLPALTSTKYIVKGSGQIRQ
- the proC gene encoding pyrroline-5-carboxylate reductase: MTINSITEADSVQRTGVSGLSLVFYGAGSMAEAIVKGLLHKRLTTPGQIGMFNRSNAERLEQLRNQYGVYTALEQSDKEKMLQSADIIFLAIKPKDAAESLRTLAPLLNGRQMIVSLIAGLPIRTIERLLGQTVPVIRTMPNTSATVGLGATGLSFSDAVSAHQRDLAEELFRAVGMTAVVEEPQLDAVTAVSGSGPAYIYYMMETMMAAGQKLGLSPQAARELTLQTVLGAAHMVIETGEEPAELRRKVTSPNGTTQAAIETLESHRFSEAFMHAMERCMNRARELGAEIERSAGE